In one window of Leptospira sp. WS92.C1 DNA:
- a CDS encoding HigA family addiction module antitoxin: protein MKTKRISTPTISAILREEFLEPLEITPYRLAKELHVSTSTILEILHDKRKVTVDMSLRLAKFFGMSDKFWINLQNDLEIRKQKEKLKEKLESIQTLQQAG from the coding sequence ATGAAGACAAAACGAATTTCAACTCCGACTATCTCGGCAATATTAAGAGAAGAATTTCTTGAGCCTTTAGAAATTACTCCTTATCGTTTAGCCAAAGAACTTCACGTCTCTACATCCACGATTCTTGAAATTCTTCATGATAAAAGAAAAGTTACCGTTGATATGTCTCTACGATTGGCCAAATTTTTCGGCATGTCGGATAAATTTTGGATCAATTTACAAAACGATTTAGAAATTAGAAAACAAAAAGAAAAGTTAAAAGAAAAATTAGAAAGTATTCAGACGTTGCAACAAGCTGGTTGA
- a CDS encoding type II toxin-antitoxin system RelE/ParE family toxin: protein MIKSFGDKDTEKIFNQEFSKKLPPDIQSRALIKLLLIENAEKEVDLRIPPSNNFEHLKDTKKDFYSIRINKQWRIVFRFSQGHCFEVSIVDYH, encoded by the coding sequence ATGATAAAGTCATTTGGGGACAAGGACACTGAAAAGATTTTTAATCAAGAGTTTTCGAAGAAATTACCGCCGGATATTCAAAGCAGGGCTTTAATAAAATTGTTATTAATTGAAAACGCAGAAAAGGAGGTAGATTTACGAATTCCGCCTTCCAATAACTTTGAACATTTAAAAGATACTAAAAAAGATTTCTATTCGATCAGAATTAATAAACAATGGAGAATCGTTTTTCGATTTTCTCAGGGTCATTGTTTTGAAGTTTCCATTGTAGATTATCATTAA
- a CDS encoding rhodanese-like domain-containing protein, whose amino-acid sequence MTPKELKNRLDLRKDGKDLFYLLDVRNSNEVEISTIEGTDLLIPIGELSRRLVEINSWKESGKEVIVYCRSGARSGMACGILKQFGFAQVHNVEGGILLYSDEVDSSLAKY is encoded by the coding sequence ATGACCCCAAAAGAATTAAAAAACAGATTGGATCTAAGAAAAGACGGAAAAGATTTGTTCTATCTGCTTGATGTAAGAAATTCAAATGAAGTCGAAATCAGCACAATCGAAGGAACGGATCTTTTGATTCCCATTGGAGAACTTTCAAGACGTTTAGTGGAAATCAATTCTTGGAAAGAATCCGGAAAAGAAGTGATTGTTTACTGTCGTTCCGGCGCGCGTTCCGGTATGGCTTGCGGGATTTTAAAACAGTTCGGGTTTGCTCAGGTTCATAACGTAGAAGGCGGAATTTTACTCTATTCGGACGAAGTGGATTCTTCGCTCGCGAAATATTAA